One Panicum virgatum strain AP13 chromosome 9K, P.virgatum_v5, whole genome shotgun sequence genomic region harbors:
- the LOC120648097 gene encoding antifreeze protein Maxi-like, with amino-acid sequence MGGFASKLSDFFSFLSGDGDSAHAAGEQSHAADINAAAEKKSDSNGVLDDAAKKAAGARDAAPTALASVQKAASAALASVKKAAEAAVSYVSGLIVAAAAAASSAVVSACGALKRAARAAGDKVLELVEQLLVSGAAAAAKSRLDAVAAALRGGACAPSFAATVAAALDAACSAAVQAGKRQAFAAALPELASAARTTNPAAAAESAVVVDIKFIVRLIPLLEKLPVLVIPAEVKAAIAVVAVAAGLYSAFWAAPAAGAGAPADPIVTKAPGGGGASQLILKSALKANPAFYFRLLACSDLLA; translated from the coding sequence ATGGGCGGTTTCGCCAGCAAGCTTAGCGacttcttttcctttctctccgGTGACGGGGATTCCGCCCACGCCGCTGGGGAGCAAAGCCATGCCGCCGACATCAACGCCGCTGCAGAGAAGAAAAGCGATTCCAACGGCGTCTTGGACGACGCGGCCAagaaggccgccggcgcccgtgaTGCGGCGCCCACGGCGCTAGCGTCCGTCCAGAAGGCGGCATCCGCGGCGCTCGCGTCTGTCAAGAAAGCGGCTGAGGCGGCGGTGAGCTACGTGTCCGGGCTGATCgtcgcagccgcagccgctgcTTCTTCGGCCGTTGTCTCGGCCTGCGGGGCCCTGAAGcgtgccgcccgcgccgccggcgacaagGTGTTGGAGCTCGTGGAGCAGCTCCTCgtcagcggcgcggccgcggccgcgaagAGCAGGCTCgacgctgtggcggcggcgctccgtggGGGTGCCTGCGCCCCGTCGTTCGCAGCGACCGTCGCGGCCGCCCTCGACGCCGCCTGCTcggccgccgtccaggccggcAAACGACaggccttcgccgccgcgctgccggaGCTTGCGTCCGCCGCAAGGACCActaatccggcggcggcggcggaatcaGCCGTCGTGGTGGATATCAAGTTCATAGTGAGATTGATCCCGCTCTTGGAGAAGCTCCCGGTTCTGGTGATCCCGGCAGAGGTCAAGGCGGCCATCGCCGTCGTGGCCGTCGCGGCGGGTTTGTACTCGGCGTTCTGGGCCGCGCCGGCTGCAGGTGCAGGTGCACCGGCCGATCCCATCGTGACGAAGGCtccaggtggcggcggcgcctctcAGCTGATCCTCAAGTCGGCGTTGAAGGCGAACCCAGCGTTTTATTTCAGGCTGCTCGCCTGCTCCGATCTGTTGGCCTAG
- the LOC120648098 gene encoding uncharacterized mitochondrial protein AtMg00810-like codes for MVLDPLRHRRMVASDILRCRLNLVPMLRNMQKMHPLALGLDFKQLDKALYGLKQAPRAWYHRLSVKLQELGFKPSKADTSLFYYRKDNLVMFILVYVDDIIVASSSTEATKALLQALKSDFALKDLGDLSYFLGIEVSRNANELVLSQAKYTTDVLKRIGMLNCKPANTLMSTTEKLSAHNGTPLGPEDSTRYRSIVGALQYLTLTRPDISFSNKICQYLHKPTTEHWTAVKRVMRYLKHTLGLGLRISKSNSTLVSGFSDADWARCIDDRRSTGGFAIFLGTNLVSWSARKQTTVSSSSTGAEYKAMANATAEIIWVQSLLQELGVKSPSFARLWCDNLGATYLSANSVFHARTKHIEIDYYFVRERVAQKLLDVQFISTQDQVADGFTNALTVQKLEEFKNNLERTKLRLRENVR; via the exons ATGGTATTGGATCCTCTGCGGCACAGGCGCATGGTGGCCTCGGATATTCTGCGGTGCAGACTGAATCTGGTTCCGATGCTGCGCAACATGCAAAAGATGCATCCACTCGCCCTAGGACTCGACTTCAAGCAG CTAGACAAGGCACTTTATGGTCTCAAGCAGGCACCAAGAGCATGGTATCATCGGTTGAGTGTGAAGCTTCAAGAATTGGGTTTCAAGCCGTCCAAAGCTGATACCTCACTTTTCTACTACAGGAAAGATAATCTGGTCATGTTCATCTTGGTGTATGTAGATGATATCATAGTGGCAAGCTCATCCACCGAAGCTACAAAGGCTCTACTTCAAGCTCTTAAATCTGATTTTGCATTGAAGGATCTAGGTGATCTGAGTTACTTCTTGGGAATTGAGGTGTCGAGAAATGCAAATGAGTTGGTACTCTCGCAGGCCAAGTACACAACTGATGTGTTGAAGAGAATCGGAATGCTCAATTGTAAACCTGCCAACACACTGATGTCAACTACAGAAAAGTTGTCAGCTCATAATGGGACTCCTCTTGGACCCGAAGACTCAACACGTTATAGAAGTATTGTTGGAGCTTTGCAGTATTTAACATTGACAAGACCAGATATCTCCTTCTCGAATAAGATTTGTCAGTATCTTCATAAGCCGACTACTGAACATTGGACGGCAGTCAAACGTGTGATGAGATATCTCAAGCACACATTGGGTCTTGGACTCAGGATATCCAAGTCAAATTCCACACTTGTGAGTGGTTTTTCAGATGCAGATTGGGCCAGATGCATTGATGATAGACGGTCAACAGGAGGTTTTGCTATATTCCTTGGTACAAATTTGGTCTCATGGAGTGCAAGAAAACAAACTACAGTCTCAAGTTCAAGCACTGGGGCAGAGTACAAGGCAATGGCAAATGCAACTGCAGAAATTATTTGGGTACAGTCATTACTCCAAGAACTTGGAGTCAAGAGTCCATCATTTGCAAGATTATGGTGTGACAATCTTGGTGCCACATATCTCTCAGCAAATTCAGTGTTTCATGCTCGCACAAAACACATAGAAATTGATTATTATTTTGTGAGGGAAAGAGTTGCACAGAAACTTCTTGATGTTCAGTTTATATCTACTCAAGATCAAGTAGCCGATGGGTTTACTAATGCTCTAACAGTTCAGAAGCTTGAAGAATTCAAGAACAATCTTGAGAGAACCAAGTTGAGATTGAGGGAGAATGTTAGATAA